From a region of the Labrus mixtus chromosome 5, fLabMix1.1, whole genome shotgun sequence genome:
- the pold2 gene encoding DNA polymerase delta subunit 2, with product MFSDVSVQKQGSSLLCRPASEEQGPVFERTSPAYSPCIERFKVGERSFSRQYAHIYAARLMQMRPLLSERAQQKWGSDVLIRKLCDLQTGEQCCIVGTLFKRMELQPSILREISDEHNLLPQPARAKYISETDELILEDELQRIKLEGKIDRDKCVTGSVIAIYGAERNDGKFTVEDFCMADLPPQTPRPVLSSDRFVLLASGLGLGSSHADSMLGLQLLVDMVTGQLGDQGEQSGAATISRVLLAGNLLSQNTQDKDASTKAKYLTKKTQAGSVDAMRLLDELLMQLVASVPVDVMPGQYDPTNYTLPQQPLHRCMFPLSSVYPTLQLAFNPHQANVDGVRFLGTSGQNVSDIQRYSSRDSHLEILEETLRLRHLAPTAPDTLGCYPFYLKDPFILEECPHVYFSGNAPTFESKLIKGPDDQEVLLVTVPEFSSTQTACLVNLRTLECEQVSFSAFAADEDEESEMNISH from the exons ATGTTCTCCGACGTAAGCGTCCAGAAGCAGGGCTCCAGTCTGCTGTGTCGCCCTGCCTCCGAGGAGCAGGGGCCGGTGTTTGAGAGGACGTCACCGGCCTACAGTCCCTGCATTGAGCGCTTCAAAGTGGGGGAGCGGAGCTTCAGTCGGCAGTATGCTCATATTTACGCAGCAAGGTTGATGCAGATGAGGCCCTTGTTGTCAGAGAGAGCCCAGCAGAAGTGGG GATCGGATGTGCTTATCAGGAAGCTGTGTGATCTTCAGACAGGGGAGcagtgttgcattgtgggaaccTTGTTCAAGCGTATGGAGCTGCAGCCATCTATCCTAAGAGAGATCAGTGACGAG CACAACCTTCTGCCTCAGCCTGCACGAGCCAAATACATCAGTGAAACAGATGAGCTGATTCTGGAGGATGAActacagagaatcaaactggaGGGCAAAATTGACAGAGACAAGTGTGTCACAG gtaGTGTTATTGCGATATATGGAGCAGAGAGGAATGATGGGAAGTTTACAGTTGAGGACTTTTGCATGGCTGATCTTCCTCCACAGACACCAAGGCCGGTGCTCAGCTCTGACAG GTTTGTGCTTCTGGCTTCTGGACTCGGTCTTGGTAGTAGTCACGCTGACAGCATGCTGGGACTACAGTTGCTAGTTGACATGGTAACAGGTCAGCTTGGTGACCAGGGGGAGCAGAGCGGGGCAGCGACAATCTCCAGAGTCCTATTGGCTGGAAACCTTCTGAGCCAGAATACCCAGGACAAAGATGCATCAACAAAG GCAAAGTACCTCACCAAGAAGACTCAGGCGGGCAGTGTGGATGCGATGCGTCTGCTGGATGAGCTGCTGATGCAGTTGGTG GCCTCAGTTCCAGTGGATGTTATGCCGGGCCAGTACGACCCCACCAACTACACCCTCCCACAGCAGCCTCTCCATCGCTGCATGTTCCCCCTGTCCTCCGTGTATCCCACGCTACAGTTAGCCTTCAATCCACACCAGGCCAATGTTGATGGAGTCAG GTTTCTGGGCACGTCAGGCCAGAATGTGAGTGACATCCAGAGgtacagcagcagagacagtcACCTGGAGATACTGGAGGAAACGCTGCGACTGAGACACCTGGCCCCTACTGCACCTGATACTCTAG GCTGTTACCCATTTTACCTAAAAGACCCTTTCATCTTGGAAGAGTGTCCCCATGTTTACTTCAGCGGCAACGCCCCAACCTTTGAGTCCAAGCTCATTAAAG GTCCTGATGACCAGGAAGTTCTTCTGGTTACTGTTCCAGAGTTTAGCAGCACCCAAACAGCATGCCTGGTCAATTTACGCACTCTTGAATGTGAGCAGGTCAGCTTCTCTGCATTCGCGGCTGACGAGGATGAGGAAAGTGAGATGAACATCAGCCACTGA